GCCGTCAGGTCGTCGAGGACGCCGACGCCCAGCGTGTCGTCCTGGTGCGAGGGGTTGAGGCGCACGTGCAGGACGGGTCCGTCCTGCACGGTGCCGATGGAGCCGGGGGAGTGCTCCGGAAGAGCGGGAAGTATGTCGTTCATGCGAGGGCGACGTCCAGGTTCAGCAGACGACGGAAGGCGACACGGGGTGCCCTCTGCGGGCGCCGCACGAGGGTGAGGCGTGGCAGGCGTCCGACGAGTTGGCGGAGAAGGGTCTGGGCCTCCAGACGGGCCAGCGGGGCGCCGAGGCAGTAGTGGATGCCTCCGCTGAAGGCGAGGTGGGCCGGTTTGCGCAGGGGGTCGAAGCGGTCGGGGTCGGGGTGCTTGGCCGGGTCCCGGTGGGCCGCTCCCACCATCAGATGGACCATGTCGTTCGCGTGGATCTCGACACCGTCCAGGACGCAGTCCTGTGCCGCGACCCTGCTGATCACGTGCGTGGGTGAGTCGTAGCGCAGGGCCTCCTCCACGAACGCGGGCACGATGTCGGGGTCCGCGGCGACCATGTCCCACCGCTCGGGATGTTCGAGGAGCAGGAGCGTCATGGTGGACAGCAGCGTGGAGGTGGTCTCCAGCGCGGCCAGCAGCATGAACAGGACCAGCAGATAGACGGCTTCGTCCGCCTTCTCCTGGTCCGGTTCTATGCCGTCCCAGGTGGTGATCCACCGGGACACGGGATCCTCGCCCGGATGGCGGCGCCGGTGGCGCACCACTTCCGTGAGATAGGAGCGCAGTTCGGCCATGGCGGCGTCGGACTGCGCCAACTGGCTGGCGGAGGGCAGCAGTTCCTGGGTGAAGACCTGGTCGTGGGTCAGTTCGCGCAGGCGTGGCCAGTCCGCGGGCGGCAGCCGAAGCCAGTCGCCGATGGCGGCGATCGGCAGTTCCTCGCTGACCAGGGCGGCGAAGTCCGCCTCGCCGTGGCGCAGTCGCTCTTCGAGGGTGTCGATGAGCGAGTCGGTCACCCGGCTCACCGTGCGACCGATCTGCTCGATGGTTCCCCGGTCGAAACTGCCTGCCGCTCGCCGCACCCTGGTGTGTTCCGGCGGGTTGAGCGCCGGCAGGGTGCGGCCTATCTCGCGTGAGGAGGAGGCGCTCCAGCGGGTGCGCGGTCCCTGGCTCTCGCGCCAGTTCCTGTCCGGCTCCAGCCAGTCGGAGCTGCGCAGGATCCGGTCGCAGGCGGCGAAACCGGTGACGAGGAAGCCTCCCCAGGGTGCGGGGCTCACCCCGCCCCTCGACCGGAGTTCCGTGTAGATCGGAAAGGGATCGGCTTGGCCCTCTGCTGTCCGCAGGCGGGAGAAGAGAGCGACGGCTGTCCGGCGGTCGGTGGACGGTGTCGTGGCAATCCCCACGGTGGCGGCTCCTTTCTGAGCAAACGCCGCCATGCATACCCGCGGGGTGATTGAAGCATCCAATAACACTCTGGTCTCTTAGGGTTACCTACGTCACTCGCCTCGCGTCCACGCCAGGAAGCGGCTGAAGAGTCCTCCCTTGTGCTGCGGCGCCGCGTGCGCGGCAGGACGGCCCGCGGGGGCGCCGGAGGCCTGCTGGGCCGACGCGGACGTCTGCGTCGCCTGGGCGGGCAGGGAGTGGCCCTGCTGGGCCGCGGCGGAGGGGACCTGGCGCGGGGTGAAGCGGATCGGGACGGTCACCAGGGAGCGGCTCCAGGGCGCGGGCACCCAGGAGAGGTCCTTGAAGGGGACACGCAGCTCGACGTCGGGGAGCCGGTTGAGCAGCGACTCCACGGCCGTGACCGCGATCATGAACGCCGGGTCCTTGGCGGGACAGGCGTGGGGTCCCGCGCCGAAGGCGAGGTGCGCCTTGCCGCTGAGCTGCTCGCGGTGCTCGGTCAGCTTCGGGTCGGTGTTGGCGGCCGCGAAGGAGATGAGCACGGGGTCGTTGGCGCGGAGCGTCCTGCCGCCCAGCTCGACGTCCTGCGTCGGGTAGTGGGCCGCGTAGTTGGCGATCGGCGCGTAGTTCCACAGCGTCTGGACGACGGCGTCCTCGATGGGGAGGCCGGCCTGCCACTCCTCGCCGAGGTACAGCGCGCTGCTGGTCCCGATGGCGGCCGCGAGCGGCGCGGTGCCACCGGAGAGCAGGGTGACGAGCTGGTGCAGGACCTCCTCGTCGGTCAGACCCGCGGGATGCTTCATCAGACGGGTCGTCAGGTCCTCGCCGGGCTGCCGGTGCTTGAGGGCGATCAGCTCGGCGAGCGCTCCGCCCAGCACCTCGTCCGCGCCGGGAGTGCCCTCGAAGATGCCGCTGATCCCGACGATGACACGGTCGCCGATCTCGGGCGGACAGCCGAACAGGTCGCTGAAGACCAGCAGCGGGAGCGGCTGGGCGTAGTCCGCCATCAGCTCGGCCTGGCCGCGGAGTTCGGTGCTGAACCGGCTGATGAGGTAGTCGGCGGACTGCTGCACCTGCCGGATGAGCTGGAGTTCGTTGACGGTGGCCAGGCTGTCGGTGACGGCCTGCCGGAGACGGGCGTGCGCGGCGCCGTCGCTGAACAGGGCGTTGGGCCGGTAGCCCATCATCGGCAGCGCCGGGCTGTCCGCCGGGACCCGCCCCTCGTTGAGCGCGTTCCAGCGACGCGAGTCGCGGACGAACCAGGCCGGGTTCTGCAGGATGTACAGGCTCGCGTCGTAACTGGTGACCAGCTCGACCTCGACACCCGGAGCGATGTCGACGGGCGCGCTGGGACCGGCCGCGCGCAGCTCCGCGTAGTGGGCCTCGGGATCGGAGCCGAACTCCGGGCCGAACAGCTGGACGTTCCCGTGTGCGGGGCAACCAGGCGGTATGCCCGGCGCGTTGAAGGGCTGCTGCATTGCGTGTCTCCTAGCCGAGGACTGTCATGAGGTGGGTGACGAGGGCGATGAGCGCCTGCGCGGAGGACTGCTCGTCACGGACGTCGCAGTGCACGATGGGAGTCGCCTCGGAGAGGTTGAGGGCCTCGCGTACTTCGTCGAGCGGGTAGTCCGGTGTGTTGTCGAAGCGGTTGACACCGACGGCGTACGTCAGCCCGAACCGCTCGACCAGGTCCAGGATGGCGAAACTCTCGTGGAGCCGCGTGGGGTCGACCAGAACCAGGGCACCCAGCGCACCCCGGGACAGCTCCTCCCACATCTCCTTGAAGCGTTCCTGTCCGGGGGTCCCGAAGAGGTAGAGGACGAGCTCCTCGCTGAGGGTGAGCCGGCCGAAGTCCATGGCGACCGTGGTGGTCGTCTTGTCCGGGGTCCCCGACAGGTCGTCGAAGCCCTCGCTCGCCTCGGTGATCTCCTCCTCGGTCTGCAGCGGCTCGATCTCGGAGATGCTGCCGATGCAGGTGGTCTTGCCCACCCCGAAGTGCCCGACGATGAGTATCTTCACGGAGTTGGAGACGGCTGGATCCAGATACACGAGTCACGCTCCGAATCGGGTTCGCAGGCCGTCGAGCACGGCGCTGAGCAGTTCGCGGTCGACACGCTCGGCGCGGGGCACGGGCTTCCTCACGAGGATGAGGCCGTTCTCCTCCAACTGCGCCAGCAGGATGCGCACGATGCCGATCGGCAGGTGCGTGTGGCCCGACACCTCGGCCACGGACAGGAACCCGTCCGCGACGAGGTCCAGCACCTTGCGTGCCTCGGGGGACAGCACGGGTGCCGCGCCGGTCGCGTCCTCGTGGGCGGTGACCAGGGTGGTGTGCTCGTACTCGTGGTCCGCGGGAAGCTCACGTCCGCCCGTGATCACGAACAGGGGGACTAAGGGCGCCGTCAGTTCCAGTTCGTCGTCCGGTCCGTCATGCATCGTCGGCCCTCTCTCCCTGGGGTGCCCGGTTCGCGAGCAGTGTGGGAACGGCGTCCTCGAGACGTGCGGTGAACTCTTCGATGTCGCAGTCGTGATCGGCCGACGCGGCGAGGAACGCGCCGTCACCGGCCGCGATCAGGAAGATCCAGCCGTGCTGGAACTCGATGACCGTCTGACGCCACTCGGCGTCCTCCAGGCCACCCGCGAACTGCGAGGTGACACGGCTGTAGGCGTGAATGCCCGTCATGGCCGCGGAGATCGTGTCCGCGAGGTCCTTGCTCATCCCGGAGGTCGCGCCCCGCGGGAGCCCGTCCGATCCGAGGAGTACGGCGTGCCGGGCGCCCGGCACGTCGGCGATGGCCTGGTCCAGCCCGGCGAGCACGAACCCCGACGCGCCGGCCTCCTCCCGCAGCCTCGCGGCCTCGTCGCGCCGGGCGTCACCGGCGGTCACCCGGGGCGGCGAGGTGAGGTTGTCGCCCAGCCGGGCGACGAGCCGGTGCATACGGAACGAGATCTGCTGCAGGTCGACGTCGGGTTCCGCGGCCGCGGCCAGGTAGGCGCCCTGTCCCGCGCCGATCAGGAAGATCCACCCGTGGGAGAACTCGATGACCGTCTGGTTCCAGCGCCGCTCGTCGGCCGGTCCGGCGAAGTGTGCGGTGGCCCGGCTCAGCGACTGCATGCCGGCCATGGCGGCGGAGATGGTCCTGACGTCCTTGGGCGTCAGGCCGTCCGTGGACCCGCGGGGGATGCCGTCCGCGGACAGCACCACGGCGTGCCGTGCCCGGGGAACGTTGTCCACGATGTCCCGGACCATCCACGACATGTCTGTGGTCATGCGTCTTCGGACCCTTCGGGCGAGGGAACTGCGAGGTCGCGGCCGGAGAGCGTGCCACGCTGGAGGGCGCCGAGACCGCCGGAGCCGCGGGCGGTCCTGCGGGGCGTCCGCGCCGCCGGGGTGTCCGTCTCGTCGGTGAGGCTCGCGACGGGCTCCTGACGGTCGGCCCGCTTCGGCAGACCGTGCAGCGTGCGTGTCGCGGGCTGCTGCTCCTCGCGGCTCTCGACCCGGCGGATCCTCGTGACGGGAGCCTCCTTCGGCGTCGGCGGGGTCTCCTCCACGGTCCACAACTCCTCGGGCAGCAGGACGACGGCCCGGACGCCGCCGTACCGGGAGATCCCGGTGACGTCCACCTTGAAGCCGTACTGACGGGCGATCAGGCCGACCACCGGGAAGCCGAACTTCGGCTGGGTGCCCAGCTCCGACAGGCGCGGGACGGATTCGCCGGACAGCAGCGTCGTCGCCCTCTGCCGGTCTTCGTCGCTCATGCTCACGCCGGCGTCGTCGATGACGATGCACAGGTTGCTCTGGACCCGCTGGAACGTCACCTCGATCGGTGCGTCGTGCTGCGAGAAGCTGGCAGCGTTGTCAAGCAGCTCGGCCACCGCGAGGGCGACGGGCGCCACCGCGGACGCCTTCAGCGCGATGCCGCTCTGCTGCATGATCTGGACGCGGTGGAAGTTACGGATCTGTCCCTGCGCGCTGCGCACGACGTCGTACACGCTGGCGGGCTGGTTGCGGCGGCCGAGCGGCGCGCCGCACATGACCGCGATGCCCTGGGCCTTGCGGGCCATCTGCGCGTTGGCGTGGTTGACGTCCAGCAGGTCGGAGAGGACCGCGTGTCCGCCGTACTTGCGCTGGATGCCGTCGAGGAGCGTCGTCTGCTCGGCGGCGAGGCTCTGCAGGAAGCGGGCCGCACCCTTGAGGACGGCCTTGGTGCTCTCCTCGGCCGACCGCTCGGCCTCCTGGATGACGGCGGCCTGTTCGTCGCTGAACTTCTGCAACTCCGCGCGCGAGTGGCCGAGTTTGCCCTCGGATTCGCTCAACTGCGCGGTGAGCGCCGCCTCGACCTGCTTCCTCCTGGCCCCCAGGGCCTTGTTGCGGATGACGAGGACCACGGCTGCGCCGACGGCGACCACCGCTGCCGCAGCCAGACACCATATGAGCGTGTCTTTATTCATGGAAACCTTTCCTGGTGCGTGGCATGCAGGCATCACCAGATACACCCCGAAAGGACCCGCGACACATCCGCTAACTGCATGACCGCTGTTACACGAAGAGCAGGCCGACCTCGGACCACCACGCGAGCCGAGTTGATCAAGGTCGAAGACGCGGGAATGCTATCACTGCGACATGGCCTCCGGATCGCGACCCCTTTGACCGAATTCGACGCCAACGCGGCTGCTGGGTAGGCTTGTTGATACCTCCTCAGCCATCGCTCCGACCGGTTCCGGTTCACCTTGCCGCCGGATGCCGGATCATGCGCGGATCTCTTCACGCGCGGCGCGGAACCTTCACCGGGCGGACTCGGGACGGCCGTCGGCGGCGCAGCCGACTCGGCGCCGCGGCACCGCGCCGTCCCGAGGCTCGGCGAGGCCGTGACGACGGGTCGACAGGCGCCGGCGACCGGCCTGTTGAGGTGGTCCACCCCCCCCCGGATGCGGTCCGCACTCCGTGCCTCCAGTGCGGCCCGCATTCCGTGCCTCCGGTGCGGTCCACCGCGTACCTCCGCCGCCGCGGACGCCGTCGTTCAGCGGCCGGCTCGTTCGCGGGCCCAGCGGAGCGAGGCGGTGAACACCTCCTCGACCTGGCTCTCGGGAAGGCCGTACCAGACGTGGTCGGCACCCGGCACCAGCCGCAGCTCGACCGGCGTCCCCACCTCCGCGAGCCGGGCGGCCAGTCGCGTCGCGTGCTCGGCGCCGACCATGGAGTCGCTCTCCCCGTGCGCGAGGAAGAAGGGGGGTGCTCCCGGGCGGACCTGCCGGAGCGGGCTTGCCAGGGCGGCGCGGTCCGGAACCTCGGAGGGGGCGGCGCCGAGCAGCAGCGCCTCCGGGCTGTCCGGGTTGTCCGCGTCCGGGCTGAGGTCGGTCGGCGCGTACCAGACGACGGCACCGACGATGCCGCGCACGTCGTCCGCCAGGGCGAGCAGCGCGGCGAGGTGGCCACCGGCGGACTCGCCCCACACCACCGTCCTCGCGGTGTCGAGGGCGAGCTCGCCGGAGCGTGCCGACAGCCAGTGGAAAGCGCCGCGCAGGTCGTCGAGTTGGGCCGGGAAGACGGCCTCGCCGCTGAGCCGGTAGTCGACCGAGGCGACCGCGCACCCCGAGGCGGCGATGCGGGCGAACGGGCTCGGCTCCCAGGAACGCAAGCGGTGGCCCATGTCCCCGCGATGCCCCCTGCGCCAGGCGCCGCCATGGACGAGGAGAACCAGCGGATGCGGCCCAGGACCCGCAGGGAGCCACAGGTCGAGTTCGAGGGGGCGGGCTCCGGGCACCTCGGCGTAGGGGACGCCGCGGTACAGCCGTACCCCGTCGCCGACCGGCGCCGATGGCGGGAGCGGCGCGAGGTCGGGGTGCGGCGCCGCGATCACCGAGCGGAGGTCCGGCGCGGGCATCAGACCTGCCACTGGTGCTGGGGCAGGAACCGGACGTCGTACTGCTGGGGCACGGTGCCGAACTTCTGCGGCTCGGGGACGTAGGGGTCCTGGGGGAGCCCGAGCGACTCCGTGGGCGTGCCCAGGTTCTCGAAGAAGCGCTCGAAGGTGCCCGAGGGCCCCGAGGCGACGCCGACGATGCGGCTGCCGTTGCGCTCGATGCGATAGGCGTGGGGGCAGTTCTTGGGGACGAAACCGAAGTCCCCACTGGTGAGCAGCTTGGTGTGCTGCGTCCCGTTCGGCTCCTCGACGTAGAGCCGGACCGCCCCGTCCGTCACGAAGAACACCTCGTACGTGTCGGCGTGCATGTGGGCCGGGATGACGTCGCCCTTGGGGCCCTCGCACGTGAAGAAGTTGAAGGTGTTCTCCGTCTGCTCGCCGCCGGCGTACACGGTGAACAGGTCGGTGAAGAGGTGGGCCCGGTCGCCCATGCCCTTCTCGATGAAGTACGGCTTTCCCGGTTCCGGCGGGATGTGCGAGGCCGGGCGGTATCGGGTGGCGTACTCGAAGGTCATGCGATCTCCTCGGAACCGGCAGCCGATGTCAGGGTGCCTGACATGAATGTAAGGTACCCTGACATGTCGGTCCGGGAGGCGCAAGACCCGTGCCGTGGCCCGCGGGGAGACGAGGAACGCATGGGTGCCGGAGGCCGGAACCTGCCGCAGTTGCTGGGCGCCGCACGTCGGTGGTTCGACGAGGGACTGCTCGCGGCACTGGAGGCGGAGGACGTGGATCCCGTCACCGCGACCCAGCTGAACGTCTTCGCGGTCCTCGACGAGCAGGGCACGACGGTGGCCGAGCTGGCCCGGCGCATGGGTGTCACACGGCAGACGGCGCACCAGGCGGTCCACAGCCTCATCGCGGTCGGCCTGCTCGAACAGAACCCGGACCCCGAGTCCGCACGCCGGCGGCTGATCCTGCGGACGGCCAAGGGCCGGACCGCGCACGAACGGGCGGAAGCCATGGTCGGACAACTGGAGCGCACACTCGCCGCCCGCATCGGCGAGGACGCCGTCGCAGCGCTGAAGGCGACCCTCGAACAGCCCTGGGGGGCGCCCGAAGGGCCGCACTCCTAACCCGGAAGCGCGGTTTCCCCCGTGCCGTCTCCGCTCGTCGACAGGGTGGCCGGGATCCGGTCGCGGATGTTCTGGACCAGGTTCCGCATGGCCATCCGGAAGATCTCGGCCTGGTGGTCGCCGAGGAACGCGGTGTGCCCGAAGACCTCCAGGACGACCTGGCCGTGCAGGTGGCCCCACGCGCTCAGGACAAGGGCGGTCGCGGGAGGCGGCAGTTCGTCCCGGCCGGTCGGCGGCAACCCGTCCAGGTAGGCCAGGGCCGAGGGGGAGAGGCCGCCGGTGTCGGCGGCGGCGAGCTGCGCCGCGGAGAAGCCGGCGAACAACTCCCGCTCGAAGATGGCGCTCATCCGGCGCGCCGCCCTCGTGGTCGTTCCCTCGGCGGGTGCCGCGTAGTACCGCAGCGGTGTCCCGTAAAGGAGTTGGAACCGCTCGGGGTGGTCGATGGCCCAACGGCGGTACCCCTCGGCCGCGATGACCACGCCCTCCCGGGCCGTGTCGCCCGCGGTGGCGTCGACCGCGCTCTGCACGGCCTCGGCCAGCGCGTCGTACGCCCTGACGATGAGCTCGGTGACGAGATCGTCCCGGCTCGGGAAGTAGTGGTAGAGCGCCTGCACGGTCATGCCCAGACTCCGGGCCACCGCACGCAGGGACAGGGCGGCGGGCCCGTGTTCCGCGATCTGGCGCTCGGCCGCCTCCAGGATCTCCCGGGTGGCCGCCGCCCGGCGCCGCTCACGGAGGGAGGGCGGGGCTGTCGCGAGTTCGCCGACCGTCATGTCACGACCGTACGACATCAACTCGCTCTCCGTGGCGTGAGGTTGTGAACCGTCAGAAAAATCTGACACTGCCAAAGACTCCGCCGTCTCCCTAACG
The window above is part of the Streptomyces sp. NBC_01428 genome. Proteins encoded here:
- a CDS encoding TetR/AcrR family transcriptional regulator: MTVGELATAPPSLRERRRAAATREILEAAERQIAEHGPAALSLRAVARSLGMTVQALYHYFPSRDDLVTELIVRAYDALAEAVQSAVDATAGDTAREGVVIAAEGYRRWAIDHPERFQLLYGTPLRYYAAPAEGTTTRAARRMSAIFERELFAGFSAAQLAAADTGGLSPSALAYLDGLPPTGRDELPPPATALVLSAWGHLHGQVVLEVFGHTAFLGDHQAEIFRMAMRNLVQNIRDRIPATLSTSGDGTGETALPG
- a CDS encoding cytochrome P450; its protein translation is MQQPFNAPGIPPGCPAHGNVQLFGPEFGSDPEAHYAELRAAGPSAPVDIAPGVEVELVTSYDASLYILQNPAWFVRDSRRWNALNEGRVPADSPALPMMGYRPNALFSDGAAHARLRQAVTDSLATVNELQLIRQVQQSADYLISRFSTELRGQAELMADYAQPLPLLVFSDLFGCPPEIGDRVIVGISGIFEGTPGADEVLGGALAELIALKHRQPGEDLTTRLMKHPAGLTDEEVLHQLVTLLSGGTAPLAAAIGTSSALYLGEEWQAGLPIEDAVVQTLWNYAPIANYAAHYPTQDVELGGRTLRANDPVLISFAAANTDPKLTEHREQLSGKAHLAFGAGPHACPAKDPAFMIAVTAVESLLNRLPDVELRVPFKDLSWVPAPWSRSLVTVPIRFTPRQVPSAAAQQGHSLPAQATQTSASAQQASGAPAGRPAAHAAPQHKGGLFSRFLAWTRGE
- a CDS encoding DUF742 domain-containing protein, which produces MHDGPDDELELTAPLVPLFVITGGRELPADHEYEHTTLVTAHEDATGAAPVLSPEARKVLDLVADGFLSVAEVSGHTHLPIGIVRILLAQLEENGLILVRKPVPRAERVDRELLSAVLDGLRTRFGA
- a CDS encoding alpha/beta hydrolase, with amino-acid sequence MPAPDLRSVIAAPHPDLAPLPPSAPVGDGVRLYRGVPYAEVPGARPLELDLWLPAGPGPHPLVLLVHGGAWRRGHRGDMGHRLRSWEPSPFARIAASGCAVASVDYRLSGEAVFPAQLDDLRGAFHWLSARSGELALDTARTVVWGESAGGHLAALLALADDVRGIVGAVVWYAPTDLSPDADNPDSPEALLLGAAPSEVPDRAALASPLRQVRPGAPPFFLAHGESDSMVGAEHATRLAARLAEVGTPVELRLVPGADHVWYGLPESQVEEVFTASLRWARERAGR
- a CDS encoding quercetin 2,3-dioxygenase → MTFEYATRYRPASHIPPEPGKPYFIEKGMGDRAHLFTDLFTVYAGGEQTENTFNFFTCEGPKGDVIPAHMHADTYEVFFVTDGAVRLYVEEPNGTQHTKLLTSGDFGFVPKNCPHAYRIERNGSRIVGVASGPSGTFERFFENLGTPTESLGLPQDPYVPEPQKFGTVPQQYDVRFLPQHQWQV
- a CDS encoding cytochrome P450; this translates as MGIATTPSTDRRTAVALFSRLRTAEGQADPFPIYTELRSRGGVSPAPWGGFLVTGFAACDRILRSSDWLEPDRNWRESQGPRTRWSASSSREIGRTLPALNPPEHTRVRRAAGSFDRGTIEQIGRTVSRVTDSLIDTLEERLRHGEADFAALVSEELPIAAIGDWLRLPPADWPRLRELTHDQVFTQELLPSASQLAQSDAAMAELRSYLTEVVRHRRRHPGEDPVSRWITTWDGIEPDQEKADEAVYLLVLFMLLAALETTSTLLSTMTLLLLEHPERWDMVAADPDIVPAFVEEALRYDSPTHVISRVAAQDCVLDGVEIHANDMVHLMVGAAHRDPAKHPDPDRFDPLRKPAHLAFSGGIHYCLGAPLARLEAQTLLRQLVGRLPRLTLVRRPQRAPRVAFRRLLNLDVALA
- a CDS encoding GTP-binding protein produces the protein MYLDPAVSNSVKILIVGHFGVGKTTCIGSISEIEPLQTEEEITEASEGFDDLSGTPDKTTTTVAMDFGRLTLSEELVLYLFGTPGQERFKEMWEELSRGALGALVLVDPTRLHESFAILDLVERFGLTYAVGVNRFDNTPDYPLDEVREALNLSEATPIVHCDVRDEQSSAQALIALVTHLMTVLG
- a CDS encoding roadblock/LC7 domain-containing protein, translated to MTTDMSWMVRDIVDNVPRARHAVVLSADGIPRGSTDGLTPKDVRTISAAMAGMQSLSRATAHFAGPADERRWNQTVIEFSHGWIFLIGAGQGAYLAAAAEPDVDLQQISFRMHRLVARLGDNLTSPPRVTAGDARRDEAARLREEAGASGFVLAGLDQAIADVPGARHAVLLGSDGLPRGATSGMSKDLADTISAAMTGIHAYSRVTSQFAGGLEDAEWRQTVIEFQHGWIFLIAAGDGAFLAASADHDCDIEEFTARLEDAVPTLLANRAPQGERADDA
- a CDS encoding MarR family winged helix-turn-helix transcriptional regulator, coding for MGAGGRNLPQLLGAARRWFDEGLLAALEAEDVDPVTATQLNVFAVLDEQGTTVAELARRMGVTRQTAHQAVHSLIAVGLLEQNPDPESARRRLILRTAKGRTAHERAEAMVGQLERTLAARIGEDAVAALKATLEQPWGAPEGPHS
- a CDS encoding ATP-binding protein — translated: MNKDTLIWCLAAAAVVAVGAAVVLVIRNKALGARRKQVEAALTAQLSESEGKLGHSRAELQKFSDEQAAVIQEAERSAEESTKAVLKGAARFLQSLAAEQTTLLDGIQRKYGGHAVLSDLLDVNHANAQMARKAQGIAVMCGAPLGRRNQPASVYDVVRSAQGQIRNFHRVQIMQQSGIALKASAVAPVALAVAELLDNAASFSQHDAPIEVTFQRVQSNLCIVIDDAGVSMSDEDRQRATTLLSGESVPRLSELGTQPKFGFPVVGLIARQYGFKVDVTGISRYGGVRAVVLLPEELWTVEETPPTPKEAPVTRIRRVESREEQQPATRTLHGLPKRADRQEPVASLTDETDTPAARTPRRTARGSGGLGALQRGTLSGRDLAVPSPEGSEDA